One Candidatus Binatia bacterium genomic window, CGCCGCGTTCCTGCCGGATCGGGTGTGCGCGCTCGACCCCGCGCGACGCACGATCGAGCTCGAGCAGCGCGGAGCCCTGCCGTACGACGTGCTGTCGCTCGACGTCGGCGCGCGACCGGCGGGGACGGAGGACGTCCAGCGCTTCGCGCACGTCGTGCCGATCAAGCCGATCGAGAACGCTGCCGAGCGCCTGAGCCGCTTCGTCGAGCACGCGCTCGACGCAGGACGCGCGTCCGCGGCCGTCGTCGGTGGCGGGGCGGGCGGCGTCGAGATCGCGTTCGCGCTGCGCAGCCGCCTGCCGGAGCGGAGCCGCTTCGCGGTCACGCTGCTCGAACGCGACGCCGCGGTGCCCTCGGGCGCGTGCGCGCGCGCGCAGCGACTCGTCGCGCGCCTCGCACCGCGCTACGGCATCGAGCTGCGAACGAACGTCGGCGCCGTCGAGCCGTGCGAGGGAGGTGTGCGTCTCGCCGATGGAAGCGTGCTCGCCGCCGACCTCGTCGTCTGGGCGACCGGCGCCGAGGGGCTGCCGTTCGTCGCCGCCTCGGGCCTCGCCTGCGACGAGCGTGGCTTTCTCGTGACCGACGACGAGCTGCGCTCGGTCGACGAGCCTTCCGTGTTCGCCACCGGCGACTGCGGCGTCCTGCGCAGCGCGCCCTGGGTGCCGCGGGCGGGCGTGCACGCCGTCCGTCAGGGACCGGTGCTGACGCACAACCTCGTCGTCGCCGCGACCGGGCGCGGACGCCTGCGACGCTACCGCCCGCAAGAGAAGTTCTTGACGCTGCTCTCGACCGGCGACCGCCGCGCGCTGCTGAACCGCGGCAGGTGGGCCTCGCACGGACGTCGCTGGTGGTGGCTCAAGGACTGGATCGACCGCCGCTTCGTCGAGAAGCACGCGCCGCCGCGGGCGTCGGCGCTGCGGCCGCCGCCGCACGACGGGATGATGGAGATGGAGCCGTGCGGCGGCTGCGCCGCGAAGCTCGGCGCGGAGGTGCTCGGCTACGTCCTGCGCGATCTGCCGCCCGAAGCGCACGCTGCGGTGGCGATCGGGCTCGACGCGCCCGACGACGCCGCCGTGCTGCGCCACGACGGCGCGCGCGACGTCGTCACCACCGTCGACCTGTTCCCGCCGTTTCTCGCCGACCTGCGCACGGTCGGCGAGATCGCGGCGGTCAACGCGGCGAGCGACGTGTTCGCGATGGGCGGCGAGCCGACGGCGGCGCTCGCGCTGGTCGCGCTGCCCGACGGCGACGCGCGCGCCGCCGCGTCCGAGCTGCGTCAGGTGCTCGACGGCGCGCGCGACGCCTTCGCCCGCATGGGCGTCGCGCTCGCGGGCGGGCACACGCTGCTCGCGCCCGCGCGGCTCGTCGGCTTCTCGGTGCACGGCACGGTCGCTCGTGACGGCGCGCTGACCAAGGGCGGCGCGCGTCCCGGCGACCTGCTGCTGCTCACCAAGCCGCTCGGCACCGCGGTGATCCTCGCCGCGGCGCGCGCCGGCGAGTGTCCGGCTCGTTGGGTCGATGCGGCGCTCGCCGCGATGCGCGAGGACAACGGCGCCGCGTCGCGTGCGCTGCGCGCGGCGGGCGTGCGCTGCTGCACGGACGTGAGCGGCTTCGGCCTCGTCGGACACCTGCGCGAGATCCTGCGCGCGAGCGGCGTCGGCGCGACGCTGTGGCTCGACGCGCTGCCGCCGCTGCCGGGCGCGCTCGAGCTGCTCGCGCTCGGCTGGCGGTCGAGCGCGCACGACGCGACGCGCGCGCTGCTCGCCGACGCCGTGCTCGAGGACGCTGCGCGCGCCCCCG contains:
- the selD gene encoding selenide, water dikinase SelD, with amino-acid sequence MRGARRTAVARPRVRRRLVLAGGGHSHVHVLRMLARSPLDDVEVIVVSPRRTAVYTGMIPGWLAQLYTDEDVHIDVAALAARAGAAFLPDRVCALDPARRTIELEQRGALPYDVLSLDVGARPAGTEDVQRFAHVVPIKPIENAAERLSRFVEHALDAGRASAAVVGGGAGGVEIAFALRSRLPERSRFAVTLLERDAAVPSGACARAQRLVARLAPRYGIELRTNVGAVEPCEGGVRLADGSVLAADLVVWATGAEGLPFVAASGLACDERGFLVTDDELRSVDEPSVFATGDCGVLRSAPWVPRAGVHAVRQGPVLTHNLVVAATGRGRLRRYRPQEKFLTLLSTGDRRALLNRGRWASHGRRWWWLKDWIDRRFVEKHAPPRASALRPPPHDGMMEMEPCGGCAAKLGAEVLGYVLRDLPPEAHAAVAIGLDAPDDAAVLRHDGARDVVTTVDLFPPFLADLRTVGEIAAVNAASDVFAMGGEPTAALALVALPDGDARAAASELRQVLDGARDAFARMGVALAGGHTLLAPARLVGFSVHGTVARDGALTKGGARPGDLLLLTKPLGTAVILAAARAGECPARWVDAALAAMREDNGAASRALRAAGVRCCTDVSGFGLVGHLREILRASGVGATLWLDALPPLPGALELLALGWRSSAHDATRALLADAVLEDAARAPERGARLELACDPQTSGGLLAAVPPSALDRVTTELARASVCAAVVGELNGERGVLRIAASAQPVAAPKQRL